From Cyprinus carpio isolate SPL01 chromosome A7, ASM1834038v1, whole genome shotgun sequence, a single genomic window includes:
- the nitr3r.1l gene encoding L-selectin has protein sequence MKATVTVFLFLSLFGQSFSLYRKHILVTEKMTWNNAQKYCREYHDDLSTINKEEAHLLSINPEVNDEYFWTGLHMISNSLEKWSWSGGEDQQIDYWDILEPNYVIEECCIVKRSNAKLHNALCSWPLPFYCMEVFETILVHQNKTWEEALNYCRQNYIDLVSLRSQMKMEEVIYNTITSQTAYVWTGLRFMVGHWFWVSGNFLQYKAWSAEGEPQCPARNLRCGALDRKRNIWQPKDCEEKLNFVCLKKP, from the coding sequence ATGAAGGCTACAGTCactgtgtttctttttttgagtCTCTTTGGACAGAGCTTCAGTCTCTATAGGAAACACATCCTTGTGACAGAAAAAATGACCTGGAACAATGCACAGAAATACTGCAGAGAATACCATGATGACCTGTCCACCATCAATAAAGAAGAGGCACACCTGCTCTCCATAAATCCAGAAGTCAATGATGAATATTTTTGGACTGGCCTGCACATGATTTCTAACAGCTTAGAAAAATGGAGTTGGTCTGGAGGTGAGGATCAACAAATAGACTATTGGgacattttggaaccaaactatGTCATTGAAGAGTGTTGCATTGTAAAAAGATCTAATGCTAAACTGCACAATGCTCTATGCTCTTGGCCTCTGCCATTCTACTGTATGGAGGTCTTTGAGACAATTCTGGTGCATCAGAATAAGACGTGGGAAGAAGCCCTGAACTACTGCAGACAGAACTACATTGACCTGGTGAGTCTAAGATCTCAGATGAAAATGGAAGAGGTGATATATAACACTATAACATCCCAGACAGCTTATGTGTGGACTGGTCTGCGTTTTATGGTTGGTCATTGGTTCTGGGTCAGTGGTAATTTTCTTCAATATAAAGCCTGGTCTGCAGAGGGGGAACCCCAGTGCCCTGCTAGAAACCTGCGCTGTGGAGCTCTGGATAGGAAGAGGAATATTTGGCAACCCAAAGATTGTGAGGAGAAACTCAACTTTGTCTGCCTTAAGAAGCCATAA
- the LOC122145581 gene encoding uncharacterized protein LOC122145581 isoform X1: MLHISAAALLLFETGFLQVVFSTASIQTHPGQSVTMWCSHNIQVSGYLCWFKQSDGAVPITIVYMLYTESRQKAEPNYCKNFTKDHLVMDQFSKSTSLTIKKVNISDSGFYFCGATGYHMKFGNGTRLKVKAHAENHHNLNTIVNATMINDLPNYTGSPKNDHEKSPVSEECSRDIYFKLTLLFGGIIFFICIIPLILAIIREHRRQKHKKVAECQAQQHDDKENDSVEYTAVYFSNQRTKKSRTTY, encoded by the exons ATGTTACATATTTCAGCTGCAGCTTTATTGCTCTTTGAGACGG GTTTTCTCCAAGTTGTGTTTTCAACAGCAAGTATACAAACTCATCCAGGACAAAGTGTCACTATGTGGTGTTCACACAATATCCAAGTTTCTGGATATCTGTGCTGGTTCAAACAATCAGACGGTGCTGTACCCATTACTATTGTATACATGTTATACACCGAAAGTCGTCAGAAGGCTGAGCCAAATTATTGCAAAAATTTCACAAAAGATCACCTGGTCATGGATCAGTTCAGCAAAAGCACCTCCCTAACAATTAAGAAAGTGAACATTTCTGATTCTGGATTCTACTTTTGTGGAGCTACAGGTTATCACATGAAATTTGGCAATGGAACCAGACTTAAAGTAAAAG CACATGCTGAGAATCACCACAATTTAAATACCATTGTAAATGCCACAATGATAAATGACTTGCCAAATTACACAGGATCCCCAAAAAATG ATCATGAGAAATCACCCGTGTCTGAGGAGTGTTCTAGAGACATCTATTTCAAACTGACCCTCCTATTTggtggaataattttttttatttgtatcattcCTCTTATTCTGGCGATTATTAGGGaacacagaagacagaagcaCAAAAAAG TCGCTGAATGTCAAGCACAACAGCATGATGACAAG GAAAATGATTCAGTAGAATATACTGCTGTGTATTTCTCAAACCAAAGAACCAAAAAAAGCAGGACGACATACTGA
- the LOC122145581 gene encoding uncharacterized protein LOC122145581 isoform X2 — protein sequence MLHISAAALLLFETGFLQVVFSTASIQTHPGQSVTMWCSHNIQVSGYLCWFKQSDGAVPITIVYMLYTESRQKAEPNYCKNFTKDHLVMDQFSKSTSLTIKKVNISDSGFYFCGATGYHMKFGNGTRLKVKAHAENHHNLNTIVNATMINDLPNYTGSPKNDHEKSPVSEECSRDIYFKLTLLFGGIIFFICIIPLILAIIREHRRQKHKKEQLFVFFSALCQSLNVKHNSMMTRKMIQ from the exons ATGTTACATATTTCAGCTGCAGCTTTATTGCTCTTTGAGACGG GTTTTCTCCAAGTTGTGTTTTCAACAGCAAGTATACAAACTCATCCAGGACAAAGTGTCACTATGTGGTGTTCACACAATATCCAAGTTTCTGGATATCTGTGCTGGTTCAAACAATCAGACGGTGCTGTACCCATTACTATTGTATACATGTTATACACCGAAAGTCGTCAGAAGGCTGAGCCAAATTATTGCAAAAATTTCACAAAAGATCACCTGGTCATGGATCAGTTCAGCAAAAGCACCTCCCTAACAATTAAGAAAGTGAACATTTCTGATTCTGGATTCTACTTTTGTGGAGCTACAGGTTATCACATGAAATTTGGCAATGGAACCAGACTTAAAGTAAAAG CACATGCTGAGAATCACCACAATTTAAATACCATTGTAAATGCCACAATGATAAATGACTTGCCAAATTACACAGGATCCCCAAAAAATG ATCATGAGAAATCACCCGTGTCTGAGGAGTGTTCTAGAGACATCTATTTCAAACTGACCCTCCTATTTggtggaataattttttttatttgtatcattcCTCTTATTCTGGCGATTATTAGGGaacacagaagacagaagcaCAAAAAAG AGCAactgtttgtctttttctctgcTTTGTGCCAGTCGCTGAATGTCAAGCACAACAGCATGATGACAAG GAAAATGATTCAGTAG